A genome region from Bacteroides stercoris ATCC 43183 includes the following:
- a CDS encoding EpsG family protein, translating to MSYPKNQSITTENLTFSPPPTNLLRTKIFWIGVKILYQNKRAISHMPNFDLDYLIINIILLSCFTYCGNRISKGAPYKSATLPCILLFTLVQGCRYMRGNDYQHYIEVFNGDTPDTTGFLFIGINDTAKLLGFNAYSVFLIYSFVFILCATHFLKEYKAYAKWIFPLFIMAYMQFEEYMIRQAFSYSFFFLYMNSLFKIKPKSVKHIWRKNKKSIFLCIFWGIICLNIHSANIVNILIVTGLYIFMHKPLHYSITIPIYLLCVYVLPKIFDFSILQPILDIFSRHNELASAYAENSSKWFSSEGMNELYTRNVAVQAIEALGTSALLYLGYKTILCHRVGQSINATLFNSFFIGISILSLFRNLEILNRIGQVLAYSWIFPVSLVLHYKTPRWSKFDKLVSIFLVWFAYEFLKYLFFPPTDKTAFIWDAPFTVSFF from the coding sequence ATGAGCTATCCGAAGAATCAATCTATTACGACGGAAAACCTAACCTTCTCCCCCCCCCCTACAAATTTACTTCGTACGAAAATTTTTTGGATTGGTGTAAAGATTCTATATCAGAATAAAAGAGCAATATCCCATATGCCGAACTTTGATTTAGATTATCTAATAATTAATATAATACTTCTATCTTGCTTCACTTATTGCGGAAACAGGATATCAAAAGGAGCCCCATATAAATCTGCAACTTTACCATGCATCCTCTTATTCACTTTAGTACAGGGTTGCAGATATATGAGAGGAAATGACTACCAACATTACATCGAAGTATTCAATGGAGATACACCTGATACAACAGGCTTCCTTTTTATCGGTATCAACGATACTGCTAAGTTATTAGGCTTTAATGCATACAGCGTATTCCTTATTTATTCTTTTGTATTTATTTTATGCGCCACACATTTTCTAAAAGAATACAAAGCCTATGCCAAATGGATATTTCCATTATTCATTATGGCATATATGCAATTCGAAGAATATATGATAAGGCAAGCTTTCAGCTATTCTTTTTTCTTTCTATACATGAATAGCCTATTTAAAATAAAGCCTAAAAGTGTAAAACATATATGGAGAAAAAATAAAAAATCTATTTTCCTATGTATTTTTTGGGGGATTATTTGTCTAAACATACATTCTGCAAATATTGTAAACATATTAATAGTAACAGGATTGTATATCTTTATGCATAAGCCTTTGCACTACAGCATCACAATACCAATTTATTTGCTGTGCGTATATGTTCTTCCTAAAATATTTGATTTTTCTATTTTACAACCTATTTTAGATATTTTTTCAAGACATAATGAATTAGCTTCTGCCTATGCAGAAAACTCATCTAAGTGGTTTTCTTCAGAAGGAATGAATGAACTATATACTAGAAATGTAGCAGTACAAGCTATAGAAGCATTAGGAACATCTGCACTTTTATATTTGGGTTACAAAACAATATTATGTCATAGAGTAGGGCAATCAATAAATGCTACTTTATTTAACTCTTTTTTCATAGGGATTTCAATCCTTTCTCTATTCAGGAACCTTGAAATTCTAAACAGAATAGGACAAGTATTAGCTTACTCATGGATTTTTCCAGTATCCCTTGTGCTACATTACAAGACTCCCCGATGGAGTAAATTCGACAAATTAGTAAGTATTTTTCTCGTATGGTTTGCATATGAATTCCTTAAATACTTATTCTTTCCGCCTACAGATAAGACCGCATTTATTTGGGATGCCCCTTTCACTGTATCTTTTTTTTAA
- a CDS encoding glycosyltransferase family 4 protein, which produces MKILLIDVYNFNKGGAETVCFNTGKLLEKHGHQVVYFCLKWKENNPSPYSKYFPESKATRTGFFKTVKNVINYFYHFEAAQKIEQLVKDEKPDIAHIHLLWGQITPSIFPVLKRYNIPILFTVHDYRIVCPAYTFRNGKGIICEDCKGKYFYKCFTHTCCKGSKAMSAVMAAEQYFRNWFFNPAKYIDGFLYVSKFAKEIQEKYMPEVRQTHNITLYNFTTSIATTSKQIPTNKYFLFFGRLSYEKGVKTLLKAFKELPECNLKIVGTGPKEKELKLFVSNNSMNNVEFLGYKRGLELIDLVKNAYFVIVPSEWYENNPMTIIEAYSVGTPVIGAKIGGIPEIIIDGKTGYQFTTGNSDNLQETIKKIFSLTPEAYQRLSAGTLEFAHENLSLENYYPRLIAFYSHFLKQE; this is translated from the coding sequence ATGAAAATACTTCTAATAGACGTATATAATTTTAATAAAGGTGGCGCAGAAACAGTATGTTTCAATACAGGTAAATTATTGGAAAAGCATGGACATCAAGTTGTATACTTCTGTTTAAAATGGAAAGAGAATAACCCTTCCCCCTATAGCAAATATTTTCCTGAATCCAAAGCAACTAGAACCGGATTCTTCAAAACTGTAAAAAACGTAATAAATTACTTTTATCATTTTGAAGCAGCGCAAAAAATAGAGCAACTAGTTAAAGATGAAAAACCTGATATCGCACATATTCATTTATTATGGGGACAGATAACTCCTTCTATTTTTCCTGTTTTAAAAAGATATAATATCCCCATTTTATTTACAGTACATGATTATCGTATCGTTTGTCCTGCTTATACTTTTCGTAACGGAAAAGGAATAATTTGTGAGGATTGTAAAGGCAAATATTTTTATAAATGTTTTACCCACACATGTTGCAAAGGAAGCAAGGCAATGAGTGCAGTAATGGCAGCTGAACAATATTTCCGTAATTGGTTCTTTAACCCTGCAAAATATATTGACGGTTTCTTGTATGTAAGTAAATTTGCTAAAGAAATTCAAGAAAAATATATGCCTGAAGTTAGACAAACACATAATATCACACTTTACAATTTTACAACCTCCATTGCTACCACATCCAAACAAATACCAACAAATAAATATTTTCTGTTCTTTGGTCGTCTTTCTTATGAAAAAGGAGTAAAAACACTACTTAAAGCATTCAAAGAACTACCCGAATGTAATTTAAAAATTGTTGGTACAGGCCCAAAAGAAAAAGAGTTAAAGTTGTTTGTCTCAAACAACAGCATGAACAATGTTGAATTTCTTGGCTATAAACGTGGATTGGAGCTTATAGATTTAGTAAAAAATGCATATTTTGTTATCGTACCATCAGAATGGTATGAAAACAATCCTATGACTATCATTGAAGCTTATTCTGTTGGCACTCCCGTTATTGGCGCAAAAATTGGTGGCATACCAGAAATAATCATTGATGGAAAAACAGGATATCAATTCACAACAGGTAATAGTGATAATTTACAGGAAACTATCAAAAAAATATTTTCTCTGACTCCCGAAGCATATCAAAGATTAAGTGCAGGAACGTTAGAATTTGCCCATGAAAATCTAAGTCTTGAAAACTATTATCCAAGACTTATAGCTTTTTATAGCCATTTTTTAAAACAAGAATAA
- a CDS encoding capsular polysaccharide synthesis protein produces MKQKHNTFKRIFHRICEELKATYDVAQVISWKAALVTFRAKIDIQIMNRNGFKEPENVKNRLLYKHQIMLNFLEKKFSSYWNNYQYLNTMPECDEKMRNKIWVCWWQGLDNAPEIVKTCVESIKRNSGKYEVLIITDENYKQYVKFPDWLEEKRKHGIISKTIYSDLLRLNLLSTYGGIWIDSTFFCTGKSFEHYMQLPLWSIKRPDYLHCSIASGYFANYSLGCSYENRWAYAVIRDFLYNYWKHYDHLIDYLLTDYAIVLAQNHIKPLADLFMQIPPNNPYCDELWKVLGQPYDPNVWKLISKNTFLYKLTWKQYFPKEINGKPTFYGLLINGTLNQYKQEQTLQ; encoded by the coding sequence ATGAAACAAAAACATAATACTTTTAAGCGTATATTTCACAGAATATGCGAAGAGTTAAAAGCAACATATGATGTAGCACAAGTTATTTCATGGAAAGCGGCATTAGTAACATTCCGTGCAAAGATTGATATTCAAATTATGAACCGAAACGGATTCAAAGAACCTGAAAACGTTAAAAATAGATTATTATACAAGCATCAAATAATGTTAAATTTTTTAGAGAAAAAATTTAGCTCATATTGGAATAACTACCAATACCTAAATACAATGCCAGAATGTGATGAAAAAATGCGAAATAAGATTTGGGTATGTTGGTGGCAAGGACTTGACAATGCACCTGAAATTGTAAAAACATGTGTTGAATCTATCAAACGTAATTCCGGAAAATATGAAGTATTAATCATTACAGATGAGAACTATAAGCAATATGTAAAGTTTCCTGATTGGTTAGAGGAAAAGCGCAAACATGGTATCATATCTAAAACAATATATTCAGACTTATTACGCTTAAACCTTTTATCAACATATGGAGGAATATGGATTGATTCGACATTCTTTTGTACGGGAAAAAGTTTTGAACATTATATGCAATTACCTTTATGGTCCATTAAACGCCCAGATTATTTACACTGTTCCATTGCAAGCGGATATTTTGCAAATTATTCACTAGGATGCAGTTACGAAAACCGTTGGGCATATGCAGTTATTAGAGATTTTTTATACAATTATTGGAAACACTACGATCATCTTATTGATTATCTACTAACGGATTATGCTATTGTACTTGCACAAAATCATATTAAGCCATTAGCTGATTTATTTATGCAAATTCCACCCAATAATCCATATTGCGACGAGTTGTGGAAAGTGCTAGGACAGCCATACGATCCTAACGTATGGAAACTAATCAGTAAAAATACATTTTTGTATAAACTTACATGGAAACAATATTTTCCAAAAGAGATTAACGGTAAGCCCACTTTTTATGGCTTGCTAATAAATGGAACATTGAATCAATATAAACAAGAGCAAACTTTACAATAA
- a CDS encoding glycosyltransferase has product MKTKLLIIDRGQLGILTDTLKYCEYLHCHFNITYICFDEHRKKIEIPQVKIIYVSSSGGKLFKNVRFLITCILYCLFYKGKIFTVYFPKCHWLKKILPFKKMHIDIRTLSVHKSLEQQQIENKSIEHAVNVFDSASFISKGIKQKLHLKTNLPTFILPLGADIISHTDKDFNCLKLLYMGTLSNRHIIDTVKGVKMFKDKYPEIPLIYSIIGDGEELYEIKNYIHMQKLESTIHTYGRLPYSELKPFLDTHNIGISYIPQLECYEYQPPTKTFEYALSGLYTIATNTYENRQVIHSNNGILINDTISDFAKALYDTYQHRREYNSQTIRKSMEKWQWEKIIQQSLIPIISFK; this is encoded by the coding sequence ATGAAAACAAAACTATTAATTATTGATAGAGGACAATTAGGCATTCTTACAGACACTTTAAAATATTGTGAATATTTGCATTGCCATTTTAATATTACATACATCTGTTTTGATGAACATCGCAAAAAAATAGAAATCCCTCAAGTAAAGATCATTTATGTTTCTTCATCCGGTGGAAAATTATTTAAGAATGTCCGTTTTCTCATAACTTGTATTCTATACTGCCTCTTCTATAAAGGTAAGATTTTTACTGTCTATTTTCCAAAATGTCATTGGCTAAAAAAAATTCTACCCTTCAAAAAAATGCATATTGATATCCGAACATTATCTGTACACAAATCACTAGAACAACAACAAATAGAAAATAAAAGTATAGAACATGCGGTTAATGTATTTGATAGTGCCTCTTTTATATCCAAAGGCATTAAACAAAAACTTCACTTAAAAACAAATTTGCCTACATTCATCCTTCCTCTCGGTGCTGATATCATTTCACATACAGATAAAGACTTTAATTGTTTAAAACTTCTTTATATGGGCACCTTAAGTAATAGACATATTATTGATACAGTAAAAGGAGTGAAAATGTTTAAAGACAAATATCCAGAAATACCTCTTATATATAGCATTATTGGAGATGGCGAGGAACTTTATGAAATAAAGAACTATATACATATGCAAAAGTTAGAAAGCACTATACACACATATGGTAGACTACCGTACAGTGAATTAAAACCTTTTCTTGATACCCATAATATAGGTATATCTTATATCCCCCAACTTGAATGTTATGAATATCAGCCTCCAACAAAAACATTTGAATATGCTTTATCTGGCCTATATACTATAGCAACAAATACCTATGAAAATAGACAAGTCATTCATTCCAATAACGGTATACTCATCAATGATACAATTTCTGATTTTGCAAAAGCTCTATATGATACCTATCAACACAGAAGAGAATACAACAGCCAAACAATACGCAAATCTATGGAAAAATGGCAATGGGAAAAAATAATACAACAAAGCCTCATTCCTATTATATCTTTCAAATAA